DNA sequence from the Candidatus Schekmanbacteria bacterium genome:
GCTGATTCAAATATGGGCAATACGAAAAGGTGACTACAAATAGATATATTACAAACAGAATAAAACCACAGACAATCCAGGATTCAGATATGATCTTTTGTTTAATCTGAAGGAAGATCGCCGGGAATATGTAGATGTAAAGAAAGATAATATCGATACAGCCAATGAATTGAGAACTAAAATGTTTTCTATCATAGACCATTCAAGTAAAACTACTTTTAATCGGAAACAAGTAAAAATCGACAAAGAAACGGAGAATCAGCTTCGTGCTTTGGGCTATATCAATTAAAGATTTTAAAATATCCCTTTTTTCCAATAAACGAAATTATAATTACTGAACCCTATCCGAAAAAAAAAGAGAAACATTGGCTTCGAATTTCGCTTTTTATCATAGAAAAATTGCCCTTAAACAATCTTTCTAAACTGATTCATCTATTCTCTGCATCTCTGATGGCATAAAAAATCTTTTCCAAATCTTTTTTCCCCTTGAAAATGTAAGAACTCTATGTTTTTGAATCTCTCAAAAAAAGATTTCAATCGGCCATACCTATTTTTTCTGGAAATAATATTTCTAATAGATTAAATTTCTGAAAAATTTTAAGGATGCCAAAGAGGATAAAAATATGGGGCATAAGGAACACAAGGAAAAAGCAAAAATAAAGGCAAACTGTTTTGTCATAACTGTAAGTGACAGCCGCACCGACGAAACCGATACAAGCGGTAAATTAATAGTCGATGAATTGACAAAGGCAGGACATAGTGTTTTATCCAAAATTATTTTACCCGATGAACCGCAGTTGATAAAAAATACTGTTCTTGAAAAAACATCTCAAAATGAAATAGATGCCATAATCCTCAATGGAGGCACTGGAATATCATTGAGAGATTCTACCTTTGAGGCAATAGAAGGAATCTTTGATAAAAGGCTCAGCGGTTTTGGTGAAATTTTTCGATATTTGAGCTATAAAGACATTGGCTCAGCGGCAATAATGTCTCGCGCAACAGCAGGCATAAAAAATGGAAAAGTCATAATCTCTATTCCCGGTTCACGCGGCGCTGTTTCCCTTGCGCTTGAAAAACTGATAATTCCCGAACTTTCCCATATACTTTGGGAGTTAAGAAAACACCTTCCTCAAAATGAAATTAGATAAAGGGCTACTTCCTATACTCTTTGCCGTCACTCTCACCGGCTTTGGTATGAGCTTCATCACTCCTCTCATCCCGCTTGTCCTCAAAGATGCGGGAATCAATCTTATGACAATCGGACAAATCGGCTCTACATTCTTCTTCACATTTACCGCAGCAACACTCTATGTTGGAAGATTGGTAGATAAACTTGGAAGCCGTGCAATCATTATATCAGGACTAATCTTATATGGTATACCTGCGCTTTTCTTCCCTTTGATTCACACGACAGCGCTTTTCTACTTGATTCGAGGAATTCAGGGGATAGGTAATGCATGCCTCTTTGTTGCAACAGAAGCCGCTATAAATATTCTATCCTCGCCTGAAAACCGCTCGAAAAATATGGCTTACTATACGCTCGTCTTTGGACTTGGATTTGGCCTTGGCCCTGTCATTGGTGCCGCACTCTTTGATTATTGGCGAGAGCTTCCATTCTTTTTTTGCACCTCTATGTTTCTTGCCTCGATACTTGCAATAATGTTTTTCTTTTCTGAGGCAAAAATCGAAAAGAAAGAAAAACGGTTCAAAATCTTTGAGCTTGTCAAAATTTTGAAGACACCTATCTTTGCGGCATGCTCATACGCCTTCATTGAAGTAAGCATTGGTGTTTTCCTTTCACTTTATCTTGATTCAATAGATATTCACGGTGCCGCATTAGGAACAATTTTTATGTTTTTTGCCATAGGAGGTATGATTTCACCTGTCCCGGCAGGACAAATTGCTGACCGAATTGGAAAAAGAAAAACCCTTTATATCTTGGCAGGAATTCTTGCATTTCTAACATTCTCATTCAATTTATCCCCTAACTATTATGCAATTCTTGGATTGATATTCGGAGTAGGATTTGTTGCAGGAGGAATATATCCCATAGCCCTTTCCCTGATTGCTGACCTTGTTCCTGCTGAACAAATGGGAGCGGCTAACTCGACATTTTCCTTTGCTTTCGGTTTTGGAAGTATTGTAGGGCCTATCGTAACAGGAGCTTTTACGAATTTTCTCGGAATCAAATTCCTTTTCTATCCTATGTGCGCAATGGGATTTATCTTTTTCATAATCATGGTCATTGAAGCAAAAAGGAATGAGCGACTCAGCTGATTTGTTGCAATCTGACTAATGTTTAAAATATCATAAGAAGGAATTTCTTTAGTCTATTTCTAAAGTTATGAAGAAAGGAAAAAAGAAGATAATCATAATCAGTGGTCCTACTGCATGCGGTAAAACTTCTGTGGCGATTGAAGTTGCAAAAGAATTGGATGGTGAAATAATTTCCGCTGATTCGATGCAGGTTTACCGTTTTTTAAACATAGGCACAGCAAAACCCGACAAAGATGAAATTAAAGAAGCAAAGCATCATCTCATAGATATAATGAATCC
Encoded proteins:
- a CDS encoding MogA/MoaB family molybdenum cofactor biosynthesis protein codes for the protein MGHKEHKEKAKIKANCFVITVSDSRTDETDTSGKLIVDELTKAGHSVLSKIILPDEPQLIKNTVLEKTSQNEIDAIILNGGTGISLRDSTFEAIEGIFDKRLSGFGEIFRYLSYKDIGSAAIMSRATAGIKNGKVIISIPGSRGAVSLALEKLIIPELSHILWELRKHLPQNEIR
- a CDS encoding MFS transporter, which gives rise to MKLDKGLLPILFAVTLTGFGMSFITPLIPLVLKDAGINLMTIGQIGSTFFFTFTAATLYVGRLVDKLGSRAIIISGLILYGIPALFFPLIHTTALFYLIRGIQGIGNACLFVATEAAINILSSPENRSKNMAYYTLVFGLGFGLGPVIGAALFDYWRELPFFFCTSMFLASILAIMFFFSEAKIEKKEKRFKIFELVKILKTPIFAACSYAFIEVSIGVFLSLYLDSIDIHGAALGTIFMFFAIGGMISPVPAGQIADRIGKRKTLYILAGILAFLTFSFNLSPNYYAILGLIFGVGFVAGGIYPIALSLIADLVPAEQMGAANSTFSFAFGFGSIVGPIVTGAFTNFLGIKFLFYPMCAMGFIFFIIMVIEAKRNERLS